Proteins encoded by one window of Nicotiana tabacum cultivar K326 chromosome 10, ASM71507v2, whole genome shotgun sequence:
- the LOC107821088 gene encoding UDP-glucose flavonoid 3-O-glucosyltransferase 6-like produces MKDRANFKCLRMYSAYIKHTLSFRIIPSSSSKFKISQLKSVALRLRYLKQTMNATKITELVFIPSPGMGHLVPAVEMSKLLIAREEHLSINVLIMNMNLDPNLNPYIQSLSSNTNFSSSRLKFIQLPRDESALQLLNNSTFFSGVIDSHKPQVRQVAAQILQSETATLSGLVIDMMCTTMIDVANECGLPTYVFYTTSAAMLGLHLHMQSLQDDFNIDITNYNNDPESELSVPTYFNPFATKCLPSIFLDKDGGSTMFLDIAKRYQETKGILVNTFLEFEAHALKSLSLDGKIPPVYPVGPLLNLNSGVGDNEDLSDHEIIKWLDEQTPSSVVFLCFGTSGSFNEEQVKEIANALEERGCRFLWSLRKPPPKDSWYPSDYKNLEDVLPEGFLQRTKGIGMVIGWAPQGVILSHGAVGGFVSHCGWNSILESIWFGVPIATWPMYSEQQANAFQLVKDLGMAMDIKMDYNISGNKTDIIKAEKIKSAIRQLMEPENEIRMKVKDMKEKSRLALKEGGSSYTSVGRFIEQVMGNN; encoded by the coding sequence ATGAAAGATCGTGCCAACTTTAAGTGTCTCCGTATGTATTCAGCCTATATAAAACATACCTTGTCATTCAGAATAATCCCATCTTCCTCTTCCAAGTTTAAAATATCACAGTTGAAATCTGTAGCTTTGAGGCTGAGATATTTGAAACAAACAATGAATGCAACTAAAATCACCGAGTTGGTCTTCATTCCATCTCCTGGAATGGGTCACCTAGTACCCGCGGTGGAGATGTCAAAGCTTCTTATAGCTAGAGAGGAACATCTCTCCATCAATGTCCTTATCATGAATATGAACCTCGACCCCAACCTCAATCCTTACATCCAATCACTTTCCTCAAATACTAATTTCAGCTCATCAAGATTGAAATTCATACAACTCCCACGAGACGAATCCGCTTTGCAACTCCTCAACAACAGCACATTCTTTTCTGGCGTTATTGATAGCCATAAGCCTCAGGTCAGACAAGTTGCAGCTCAAATTCTACAATCTGAAACAGCCACACTATCTGGTCTTGTGATAGACATGATGTGTACCACAATGATAGACGTAGCAAATGAATGCGGGCTCCCAACTTATGTTTTCTACACGACTAGTGCAGCCATGCTTGGGCTTCACCTTCATATGCAGAGTCTACAAGATGATTTTAACATAGACATTACAAATTACAACAATGATCCTGAATCAGAACTCTCTGTTCCTACGTATTTCAATCCTTTTGCGACTAAATGTTTGCCGTCTATATTCCTGGACAAGGATGGTGGTTCCACTATGTTCCTTGATATTGCCAAAAGATACCAAGAAACAAAAGGTATCTTGGTAAACACCTTCCTAGAGTTTGAAGCTCATGCTTTGAAATCACTTTCTTTGGACGGGAAAATTCCACCTGTCTATCCAGTAGGACCATTGCTGAACCTCAATAGTGGTGTCGGTGATAACGAAGATTTATCTGACCATGAAATTATCAAATGGTTAGATGAGCAAACTCCATCCTCTGTAGTGTTCCTCTGTTTTGGAACATCAGGAAGTTTTAACGAGGAGCAAGTTAAGGAAATTGCAAATGCTTTAGAGGAGAGAGGGTGTCGGTTCTTGTGGTCGCTAAGGAAACCACCACCAAAAGATTCATGGTATCCAAGTGACTACAAAAACCTAGAAGATGTCTTGCCTGAAGGATTCTTGCAAAGGACGAAAGGGATTGGAATGGTGATAGGATGGGCACCCCAAGGGGTAATTTTGTCACATGGAGCGGTGGGTGGATTTGTGTCGCATTGTGGATGGAATTCGATTTTGGAGAGTATTTGGTTTGGAGTGCCAATAGCAACTTGGCCAATGTATTCGGAGCAACAAGCGAATGCGTTTCAATTGGTGAAGGATTTGGGTATGGCAATGGATATTAAGATGGATTATAACATTAGCGGGAACAAAACGGATATCATTAAAGCGGAGAAGATAAAGAGTGCAATAAGGCAGCTGATGGAGCCTGAAAATGAAATAAGGATGAAGGTAAAAGACATGAAGGAGAAGAGCAGATTGGCGCTGAAGGAAGGTGGTTCTTCCTACACCTCTGTTGGACGTTTTATCGAGCAGGTTATGGGCAATAACTGA